The following proteins are co-located in the Chaetodon trifascialis isolate fChaTrf1 chromosome 14, fChaTrf1.hap1, whole genome shotgun sequence genome:
- the fcf1 gene encoding rRNA-processing protein FCF1 homolog, whose protein sequence is MGKQKTKKFAAMKRMINLKDNRIKEKDRAKGKEKKKKDPSELKQREVPKHPSCLFFQYNTQLGPPYHILVDTNFINFSIKAKLDIVQSMMDCLYAKCIPHITDCVMAEIEKLGMKYRVALRIAKDPRFERLPCTHKGTYADDCLVQRVTQHKCYILATVDRDLKRRVRKIPGVPIMYISNHRYNIERMPDDYGAPRF, encoded by the exons ATG GggaagcagaaaacaaagaagttTGCTGCGATGAAGAGAATGATCAATCTGAAAGATAATAGAAT aaaagagaaagaccGTGctaaaggaaaagagaaaaagaagaaggatccatcagagctgaagcagagagaagT ACCAAAACACCCATCATGCCTGTTCTTCCAGTACAACACTCAGCTGGGTCCACCATACCACATTCTAGTTGACACCAATTTCATCAACTTCTCTATCAAGGCCAAACTGGACATTGTTCAGTCTATGATGGACTGCCTGTATGCAAAAT GTATCCCACATATCACTGATTGTGTGATGGCTGAGATTGAAAAGCTTGGAATGAAGTACAGAGTCGCACTCAG gatAGCAAAGGATCCGAGGTTTGAGCGCCTGCCGTGCACACACAAGGGAACATATGCTGATGACTGTTTAGTCCAAAGGGTAACACAG CACAAGTGTTACATCCTGGCTACTGTGGACAGAGATCTAAAGAGAAGGGTCAGGAAGATCCCCGGGGTGCCCATCATGTACATCTCAAACCACAG GTACAATATTGAACGGATGCCTGATGACTATGGTGCCCCAAGGTTTTAA
- the vash1 gene encoding tubulinyl-Tyr carboxypeptidase 1: MLRATGGSMQERDEEQEDEGEEELRDGGVPFYVNRGGLPVDEETWERMWRHVARIHPNGEAVGKQIRGATDLPKIPIPSVPTYQPTTTIPQRLEAIQKYIRELQYNHTGTQFFEIKKSRPLTALMDIAKEMTREALPIKCLEAVILGIYLTNNMPGVERFPLSFQSQFSGNHFHHIVLGVHSGGRFGALGISRREDLMFKPLELRTLMDLVQEFEAAYRGYWHTLRKVRIGQYVSHDPHSVEQIEWKHSVLDVDKLTKEELRKELERHTRDMRLKIGKPAPPSPTKDRRNSMGSPLRGQSSPIRRISRVERRPSGEKKVLEQKPSADLNGYQIRV; encoded by the exons atgctgagggcCACCGGGGGCTCGATGCAGGAGAGggacgaggagcaggaggatgaaggtgaagaggagctgagggaCGGAGGCGTGCCTTTCTACGTGAATAGAGGAGGCCTCCCGGTGGATGAGGAGACTTGGGAGAGGATGTGGCGCCATGTGGCTCGCATACACCCCAATGGTGAGGCTGTGGGGAAACAGATCCGGGGTGCCACCGACCTGCCCAAG ATTCCAATACCGAGTGTGCCTACATACCAACCTACCACCACGATCCCACAGCGCCTGGAAGCCATACAGAAATACATCAGGGAATTGCA GTACAATCACACAGGAACACAGTTTTTTGAAATCAAGAAGAGCCGGCCTCTTACTGC GTTGATGGACATTGCTAAAGAGATGACGAGGGAGGCTCTGCCAATCAAATGCCTGGAGGCGGTGATCCTGGGGAT TTACCTCACCAACAACATGCCAGGTGTGGAGCGCTTCCCCCTCAGCTTTCAGTCTCAGTTCTCAGGGAACCACTTCCACCACATCGTGCTGGGAGTCCACAGCGGGGGACGCTTCGGCGCGCTGGGCATCAGCCGGAGGGAGGACCTCATGTTCAAGCCCCTGGAGCTGCGGACACTGATGGACTTGGTGCAAGAGTTTGAAGCAGCCTACAGGGGCTACTGGCACACCCTGCGCAAGGTCAGGATCGGCCAGTACGTGTCGCACGACCCTCACAGCGTGGAGCAGATAGAGTGGAAGCATTCAGTACTGGATGTGGACAAGCTGACCAAGGAGGAGCTAaggaaggagctggagaggcaCACTCGAGACATGAGGCTGAAG ATAGGAAAGCCCGCACCGCCCTCTCCCACCAAAGACAGGAGAAACAGTATGGGTTCCCCCCTCAGAGGACAAAGCAGCCCCATACGCAGGATCAGCCGCGTTGAGAGACG tccCTCCGGAGAGAAGAAGGTTTTGGAGCAAAAACCGTCTGCAGACCTAAATGGATACCAGATTCGAGTCTGA